The genomic DNA CGAGACCAAGCTCGACCTGGCCCAGTACTACCTCTCGGTCGGCGACGGCATCGTCAACGCACTGCGCGAGCGGCCGTGCATGCTGCACCGCTTCCCCACCGGCGTGACCGGCGAGAAGGTGCACCAGAAGCGGCTCCCCCGTGGCGCCCCCGACTGGGTCGAAACCGTCGAGCTGCACTTCCCCCGATGGAACCGCACCGCCGACGAGCTGTGCGTCACCGAGCTCGCCAGCGTCATCTGGGCCGTGCAGATGTCGACCGTCGAGTTCCACCCGTGGAACTCGCGCCGCCCCGACACCGAGCGCCCGGACGAGTGGCGCATCGACCTCGACCCGATGCCGGACTGCCCGTTCGACCGGGTTCGGCGTACTGCTCATACAGCGCACGAGGTGCTGAAAGAGCTTGGCATTGAAGGCTTTCCGAAGACCTCTGGTGGTTCGGGGCTGCACATCTACGTGCGCATCGAGCCCGAGTGGGGCTTCGCCGACGTGCGACGCGCCGCGTTCGCGTTCGCGCGCGAGGTCGAGCGTCGTACGCCGAAGGAGGTCACCACGACCTGGTGGCGCAAGGACCGCGACCCGACGGCGGTGTTCGTCGACTACAACCAGAACACCCGCGACCACACGATCGCGAGCGCCTACTCCGTACGCGGCAACCCCGAGGCGACCGTGTCGACGCCGATCCGCTGGGACGAGGTGGACGACGTCGAGCCGCGCGAGCTGACGATCGCGACGGTGCCGGCGAGGTACGCCGAGCTCGGCGACCTGCACGCGGACATCGACGCGACGGCGTACCGGCTGGACACGCTGCTGGAGTGGGCCGACCGCGACGAGGCGGAGCCCCCGACCGACGAGAGCTGACCACGGGCCTTCGCTGGTCGAGTAGGGCAGAGCGCTGGCGGAGTCCTTCTCGAGACCTGGTCGCCGCGGCTACGGAGGCCTCGATACGGCTCGCGCTGGGGCGCTCGCCCACTCGACCAGCGGTTCCGCTCGCCTCCTCGACCGGCGGTTCCGCTCGCCTCCTCGACTGGCGGTTCCTCGGCGGGTATCTTCGGCGCTCGCTGTGCACTGGTTCGTGTGGTGAACCACGACGATCGCTGGCTCACCACACGAACCACTGCACACTGCCCGCCGAACCCTCCTGCACTGCCAGCCAGCCCACCGCTGGTTGAGCCGGGCGAGCCCCACAGGGCGAGCCCGTGTCGAAACCTCGTGCATCGCGGGGAGAGTCTCCCCCGCCGTGGCCTTGGTTTCGACACGGCCCTCGGCTTGCGCCTCGGACCGGCTCAACCAGCGGATTCGGCTCGACCAGCGAGCTCGGGTCAGCGGGCGGCGTACGCGGTGGCGCCGCCCGCCGGACGGTGACGGCGCCGGTCGGGCTCGAACCCGTGGCGTACGCCCCACAGCACCGCCTGGCTGCGGCTGGTGACACCGATCTTGCGGTAGCCGGTGCGGATGTAGGACTTGACCGAGTTGATGGACAGCTGCGTCTGTGCGGCGATCACCGTGTTGGGCAGCCCCTGAGTGATGAGCGCGAGCACCTCGGCCTCACGCGGCGTCAGCCCTTCCTCGCGACCGGGCCACTCGCCGCACACCTGGCTGTTGCCGGGCGGTGGCGACACGACGGTCTCGCCACCGTGGATGCGTTCGAGCGCGTCGACCAGCGCTGCGGCCGGCATCGTCTTGGCGAGATATCCGTGGACGCCGCGCTCGAGGGAGGCCTGCACGAGGTCGGGGTGGAAGTTCCACGTGTGCACGACGACCTTGCCGACACGCGCGCTGCGGGCGAGGCGACCGACCTCGCCGGTGTCTCCCTGGTCCTGCGCGAACGTGTCGTAGACCGCGATGTCGATGGGGCGCGGGGTGTCGGAGTCGACGTCGAGCTCGACGACGGCGACGCGGCGTTCGTACCGGTGCAGCATCGCGCGCATGCCACGCACGACCACGCCGTACTCGTTGACGACGGCGATGTGCAGGGGTTCGGACGATGTCATGGCACGCGGCCTAGCTCGGTCGAAGCGGTGTCGGGCCGGCCTGCACGGCGGTGGCCCGTGGTCGGTCACCAGGTTAGGCCGTTCCTGCGTGAGCGGGCGGTCAACGGCGCGTCCGACCGTCGCCCGCCCACGCCTCGGACGAGAACCCGCCCCGTACGCCACGGGCTCTGAGACGATCGGCGCAGGCCTGCACCTCGTCAGGAGGCGATGTGAGCGAGTCCGACGACCCGGCACAGACGCACGACCCGGCGCCGCACCGCTCACGATGGCGGCTGCCGCTGATCGCGCTCGCGACCGTGGCGCTCACCGTGGTCGGCTACCTCGCCGGGATCGCGATGACCGCCGCGTGGCCGACCGAGGTCGACACGACGTACTACCGCGCCGACGTACGCCTGCACGCCTGGCCGTCGTCGACGCTCACCGCTCCGACGGTGTTCGGTGACATCGACGTGGAGTTCGACGGTCCGCTGCCGGCGCCGGGCATCCAGCTCGACACCCAGGTCAAGCGCGACGTCACCGATCTGTTCGCGCGCGAGGACGTGTCGGTCGACAGCTTTCGGCCGAGCGACGCCGAGATCCGTGACGCGGCCCGGTCGGCGCTCACGGGTGTGGTCCTGCGGTTCGGGTTGGGGCTGGTGCTGGCCGAGGCGGCGATGCTCACGCTGCTCGCTCTGGGCCGACGTCACCACCGGCATCCCAGCGGCGTTCAGCTGCGGCTCGTGGCCGCGGCGACCGTGCTCGGCCTCGCGCTGCCCGCGCTCGCCGGCTGGCAGACCTATCGCGGCGACCGGGTCTCGGCCATCCGCGCCACGAGCCTGCTCGGCACGGTGCGTTCGAACGCCGGCCTGCTCACCGACGTCCAGACGCGGGCTCAGCAGGTGTCGCGCTACGTCACCAACGTGCTCGCGCTGTCGCAGTCGTTGCAGGACTCGCTGGTGCCGCCCGAGCTGGCGCAGGTGCCGGCCGTGCGGCTGCTGATGGTCAGCGACATCCACGGCGCCAACCAGTACCCCATCCTCAAGAGCCTGATCGCCGACGAGCACATCGACGCGGTCGTCGACTCCGGCGACCTGGTCAACTTCGGCACGGTGCAGGAGGCCGAGGCGGCCGGGATCTTCACGTCGATCTCCGAGCTGGGCGTGCCGTACGTCTTCGTCAAGGGCAACCACGACGCGACCAGCGCCACCGACAAGGCCCTGCTCGACCGCCTCGCGCGCATCCCCAACGTCGTGCTGCTGGAGCCGAGTCCTGGTCAGTACCAACAGATCTCGGTCAAGGGTGTCACCGTCGGCGGCTTCAACGACCCGCGCTACTACGGCGACGAGGACAAGGACAACGACAAGAAGCAGGAGCCCCGGCAGAAGGAGTTCCTCGAGGCGTACGACGGCCGCAGCCTCCCCGACGTCGTCGTCAGTCATGAGCCGGCCGCGGTCAAGGGCATCAAGACCAAGGGCATGCTCGTCAACGGCCACCTGCACACGCCCGAGATCGACGGCAACCGCGTCACGGTCGGCACGTTCACCGCGGGCGGCATCTTCGGCAAGCGCATCTCGGACTCGACCCAGGAGGACGCCGAGCGCGTCACGGCGTCGTACTTCTTCGACATCGCGGTCTACGGGCGGTCGTGCTCGCTGATCAACCTGACGCGATACTCGTTCCGCTCGGTCGTCGAGGGCCGACCGGCGTACGACGGCCTCAACGTCATCAACGGCCGCTCGATCGCCGACCCGGCCGCACAGGGCCGCACCTGCGGCGGCTCCGAACCCGTCACTCGTACGCCGGTCGACTGAGCCGGCCCGCTCGTCGTACGGCCGACGTTGTCAGATCCCGCGCAATCCCGGGCCTGACAGATCTGACGACACGTTCGGACGAACCGCTGTGGGCCGACCTCGCGTCGGGGTGGTGAACGACTCACCCACCCCGCACGAGGAGGACCCTCCATGACGATCTCCACCCGTACGAAAGCCGCCGCGCTCATCGCCGGTGCCGTCTGTGTCGCCGGACCGGCGACCGCATCGCTGGCGAACGGTGTCGGCGGTGACGACAGCCCGTCGTACAGCGAGCGCCGCATCCCCGGCCCGGCCGGCGCACCGGTCGCCGGCTCGAGCATGCGCACGATGGCCGCCCTCGCCACCAAACCGTGCGGTGCGACCGCGCACGACCGATCGGTGGCCCGCAGGATCAGCTCGCGCGTGAACAGCCCCAACCTCAACGGCGTCAACGGCGACCAGGTGGCGTGCGCCCGGCTCATCGTGAAGGCGACCAAGAGCAAGGGCCTGGGCAGCCGCGCCGCGCAGATCGCACTGATGACGGCGCAGACCGAGACCGGCCTGCGCAACTACACGGGCGGCGACAGCGACAGCCACGGCCTGTTCCAGCAGCGACCGAGCCAGGGCTGGGGCACCGTCGCGCAGACCATGAATCCCGACCACGCGACCAAGAAGTTCCTGTCGGTGATGGTCGAGATCTACGGCAGCTCGTGGAAGTCCAAGCCGATGGGTCAGGTCGCACAGGGCGTCCAGCGGTCGGCGTACCCCGACCGGTACGCGAAGGAGCAGGGTGCCGCCAGGGTGATCCTCGACGCGCTGTGGGGTGGCAGCGGTGGCGGTACGCCGGCGCCGAGCAACCCGTACGAGCCGGGCAAGATCTGCGGCACGGGTTATAAGGTCATCGACTCGCACGCGATCGGCAAGGCGGGCCGCGCGTACCTGCTCTACAACGCCTCCAACGGCCGCAACTGCGTGACCACGCTCAAGAGCGGGGCGCTCGGCAAGAAGTCACCGGTGTCGGCGTTCCTGGAGGTCAAGGGCCAGCGGCGTACGACGGACGCCGGCTCGTTCGCGTACTACGCCGGGCCCGTCCGCAAGGCCGCTCCCGGCCAGTGCGTGAAGTGGGGCGGCTCGGTCGGCTCGACGAAGTGGGCGAGCGCGTTCGGCCACTGCGGCTGACCCTCCCCAGGAACGTCAACACCGTTGCGCTTGGACCGCAACGGTGTTGACGTTCGCCCGGAGGGGCGGCTCGACCAGCGGAAGGACGGGTTCGGCGCGCGCTGTGCACTGGTTCGTGTGGTGAGCCAGCCATGCGAGTGGTTCACCACACGAACCAGTGCACACTGTCCGCCGAGAACCTCCTCGACCCTGCAACGCCGGCCGCCCCGCTGGTCGAGGAGGGCCGGAGCGCCAGCGGAGGGGCGGCTCGCCTACTCGACCAGCGGAGGGCGACTCGACCGGCGTGAGCTCAGCGCTTCCTGCGGGCGGCCACGTTCTTCTGCAGCTCGGCGATCTTCTCGAGCTGGTTGGGCTTGCTGCTGCGGACGTCGGCGCCTGCCTGCTTCATCATCCGGTCGTACACCGCGTGGCTGAATCGCTTGCCGTTGTAGGCGGCGATCCCGTCGTTGTCGGTGA from Luteipulveratus halotolerans includes the following:
- the ligD gene encoding non-homologous end-joining DNA ligase; this translates as MASKGGSPATELTVGERTVRLSNPDRVYFPARGETKLDLAQYYLSVGDGIVNALRERPCMLHRFPTGVTGEKVHQKRLPRGAPDWVETVELHFPRWNRTADELCVTELASVIWAVQMSTVEFHPWNSRRPDTERPDEWRIDLDPMPDCPFDRVRRTAHTAHEVLKELGIEGFPKTSGGSGLHIYVRIEPEWGFADVRRAAFAFAREVERRTPKEVTTTWWRKDRDPTAVFVDYNQNTRDHTIASAYSVRGNPEATVSTPIRWDEVDDVEPRELTIATVPARYAELGDLHADIDATAYRLDTLLEWADRDEAEPPTDES
- a CDS encoding response regulator transcription factor; this translates as MTSSEPLHIAVVNEYGVVVRGMRAMLHRYERRVAVVELDVDSDTPRPIDIAVYDTFAQDQGDTGEVGRLARSARVGKVVVHTWNFHPDLVQASLERGVHGYLAKTMPAAALVDALERIHGGETVVSPPPGNSQVCGEWPGREEGLTPREAEVLALITQGLPNTVIAAQTQLSINSVKSYIRTGYRKIGVTSRSQAVLWGVRHGFEPDRRRHRPAGGATAYAAR
- a CDS encoding metallophosphoesterase family protein — its product is MSESDDPAQTHDPAPHRSRWRLPLIALATVALTVVGYLAGIAMTAAWPTEVDTTYYRADVRLHAWPSSTLTAPTVFGDIDVEFDGPLPAPGIQLDTQVKRDVTDLFAREDVSVDSFRPSDAEIRDAARSALTGVVLRFGLGLVLAEAAMLTLLALGRRHHRHPSGVQLRLVAAATVLGLALPALAGWQTYRGDRVSAIRATSLLGTVRSNAGLLTDVQTRAQQVSRYVTNVLALSQSLQDSLVPPELAQVPAVRLLMVSDIHGANQYPILKSLIADEHIDAVVDSGDLVNFGTVQEAEAAGIFTSISELGVPYVFVKGNHDATSATDKALLDRLARIPNVVLLEPSPGQYQQISVKGVTVGGFNDPRYYGDEDKDNDKKQEPRQKEFLEAYDGRSLPDVVVSHEPAAVKGIKTKGMLVNGHLHTPEIDGNRVTVGTFTAGGIFGKRISDSTQEDAERVTASYFFDIAVYGRSCSLINLTRYSFRSVVEGRPAYDGLNVINGRSIADPAAQGRTCGGSEPVTRTPVD